A genomic stretch from Aedes albopictus strain Foshan chromosome 2, AalbF5, whole genome shotgun sequence includes:
- the LOC109431742 gene encoding BTB/POZ domain-containing protein Tiwaz, with product MERDRDRDRDRERAERASVGGERDVKPSLEPRDLSATRLFSATQIKISTSPTTSPTISNSSSPTPTPPIPAVSPAVSGVGSAYHHSNHKQITGIPCVAAASKYTAPVHIDVGGTIYTSSLETLTKYPDSRLAKLFNGCIPIVLDSLKQHYFIDRDGGMFRHILNFMRNSKLLVADDFPNLELLLEEAKYFDIVPMIKQIEQIKKERARSGNGLPPFGRSRPRSKSVSPQDANHDVVALHISPDLGERILISAERAILDEVFPETNQAILDARTGAAWNQFDGRQVIRFPLNGYCKLNSIQVLTRLLNAGFNVEASTGGGVETQQFSEYLLVRKSSM from the exons ATGGAGCGGGACCGTGATCGAGATCGTGACCGCGAGCGGGCAGAGCGCGCCTCTGTCGGGGGCGAGCGCGACGTCAAACCTTCGCTGGAGCCGCGGGACCTTTCGGCAACGCGGCTGTTCTCCGCGACGCAAATCAAAATTAGCACCTCTCCCACGACGTCACCGACGATTTCCAACTCGTCCTCGCCGACACCGACTCCGCCGATTCCGGCCGTATCGCCCGCCGTCAGTGGCGTGGGCAGCGCATACCATCACTCGAACCACAAACAGATTACAGGGATACCGTGCGTGGCCGCCGCCTCCAAGTACACAGCCCCGGTGCACATCGACGTCGGCGGCACGATCTACACCAGCTCGCTGGAAACGCTGACAAA ATATCCAGATTCTCGACTTGCCAAACTGTTCAACGGCTGCATTCCGATCGTATTGGACTCACTCAAACAGCACTATTTCATTGATCGTGATGGGGGCATGTTCCGGCACATTCTCAACTTCATGCGCAACTCGAAGCTTCTGGTCGCCGATGATTTCCCCAATCTCGAACTCCTTCTGGAGGAAGCCAAATATTTCGATATTGTTC CTATGATCAAACAAATTGAGCAGATTAAAAAGGAACGAGCTCGCAGCGGGAACGGACTGCCCCCGTTTGGCAGGAGCCGGCCGAGAAGTAAGTCCGTCTCGCCGCAGGACGCCAACCACGACGTAGTGGCACTGCACATTTCACCGGATTTGGGCGAAAGGATTTTGATCTCAGCTGAACGGGCGATCCTGGACGAAGTGTTTCCCGAGACCAATCAGGCGATCTTGGACGCCCGGACCGGTGCCGCCTGGAATCAGTTCGACGGAAGGCAAGTcattcgattcccactgaatggATATTGTAAGCTGAACTCGATTCAGGTGTTGACCCGTTTGCTGAATGCGGGATTCAATGTGGAGGCAAGCACCGGTGGAGGCGTTGAGACGCAGCAGTTCTCCGAGTACTTACTCGTCCGTAAAAGTTCAATGTGA
- the LOC109431746 gene encoding polyserase-2-like — MHVLKFAALAIVFVVGESDALIKKQGAKCGPNRMERTADEVVSVWPWHVALYNSTMDYIAGGSIINVWFVLTAAHATFHDGRTPMQPDELAILAGFRDLRDFSDDAQEYEVGEIIRYPLYNLRTRMHDVALLRVSTEIELNFHVAPICLWPEGGPTLELLAHQQEQGTVVGWGLSVNGTFSNVLRETSLSLIGFESCAEHTKSFQPLLAKGKNFCAGNRGGASVCKGDSGGGMHFLIDGIWYIRGIVNQGTPTQDTRYLCDPRKDVLFMDVTYYRKWIERHAAPERHNLLALSECGMGYYDETNVRHNKFVQSERHPWIAHLYYSYQNRINVSDCHGVLIHPEFVLAPARCVSHNPDRKLLQVILGEELIGPDPSSLDYNFQAIKVSEVFMDGRFDVEKYGYDVSILHLARSVEIGNNSRPVCLPSLYEQSPYFNLAAWYRRDNHPKELKSVLMRPIRFNFCSAQYRAYHINITEQDRLNCFQHCEMSEIVQSDGTHSCEYSEETLCRTPISGAPLFYTKHDGINTYTYLFGMRSFGVANCSAKMSEVFSDVIGMGKWIKHMVRKHTRSSTVARLG; from the exons ATGCATGTGTTGAAATTCGCTGCACTTGCAATTGTTTTTGTTGTAGGCGAATCTGATGCATTGATAAAGAAACAAG GAGCAAAATGTGGACCAAACAGAATGGAACGAACTGCAGACGAAGTGGTTAGCGTTTGGCCTTGGCATGTAGCGTTGTACAATTCAACGATGGATTACATTGCTGGTGGTTCGATCATCAACGTTTGGTTCGTTTTGACGGCAGCTCATGCAACGTTCCACGATGGAAGAACACCGATGCAACCGGACGAACTGGCCATTTTGGCTGGATTTAGAGATTTGCGGGATTTTTCCGATGATGCTCAGGAGTACGAGGTGGGGGAGATTATTCGTTATCCACTCTATAACCTTCGAACACGGATGCACGATGTCGCTTTGCTAAGAGTGAGCACCGAAATAGAGTTGAACTTTCACGTTGCTCCAATATGTTTGTGGCCCGAAGGAGGTCCCACTTTGGAACTTCTCGCCCACCAGCAAGAACAAGGAACCGTGGTTGGATGGGGCCTTTCAGTTAATGGGACGTTTTCTAATGTTTTGAGAGAAACCAGTCTTTCTTTGATAGGGTTCGAGAGTTGTGCCGAACATACAAAGTCGTTTCAACCTTTGTTGGCAAAAGGCAAAAATTTCTGCGCTGGAAATCGAGGAGGAGCAAGTGTTTGCAAAGGAGACAGTGGTGGAGGAATGCATTTTCTAATCGACGGAATTTGGTACATAAGAGGTATTGTTAATCAAGGAACCCCAACGCAGGACACTCGGTATCTTTGCGACCCCAGGAAGGATGTACTGTTCATGGATGTCACCTATTATCGGAAGTGGATCGAACGGCACGCGGCACCCGAGCGACATAATCTGTTGGCATTGAGCGAATGTGGGATGGGTTATTACGATGAGACGAATGTGAGACACAACAAGTTTGTTCAATCCGAGCGACATCCGTGGATAGCACATTTGTACTACTCGTATCAAAATCGAATCAACGTGAGTGACTGCCATGGGGTGTTGATACATCCAGAGTTTGTACTCGCTCCTGCCAGATGTGTAAGCCACAACCCTGATCGGAAATT ACTGCAAGTGATACTTGGTGAAGAGTTGATAGGTCCTGATCCATCCAGTTTGGATTATAACTTTCAAGCAATAAAAGTTTCTGAAGTCTTCATGGATGGCCGATTCGATGTTGAGAAATATGGATACGATGTCAGTATTTTGCATTTGGCTCGAAGTGTAGAAATAGGAA ATAATAGCCGTCCGGTTTGCCTTCCATCCTTATATGAGCAATCTCCGTATTTCAACCTGGCGGCATGGTATCGTCGTGACAACCATCCCAAGGAGCTGAAATCCGTCCTCATGAGACCGATTCGGTTCAACTTCTGCAGTGCTCAATACAGAGCATACCACATCAACATCACCGAACAGGACCGACTTAACTGTTTTCAGCATTGTGAAATGTCCGAAATAGTGCAATCAGATGGTACCCACAGTTGTGAGTACAGTGAGGAAACACTGTGCAGAACACCGATTTCCGGAGCGCCATTGTTCTACACAAAACACGACGGTATAAACACGTACACGTACCTTTTCGGGATGAGGTCGTTTGGAGTTGCAAATTGCTCTGCAAAGATGAGTGAAGTCTTTAGCGATGTCATTGGGATGGGAAAATGGATTAAGCATATGGTTAGGAAGCACACACGATCTAGTACTGTTGCAAGGTTGGGATAG
- the LOC109430981 gene encoding polyserase-2, which yields MIEMKILLLMSLFSVCMTDTSCGVLRSTDENEPEVLKEPFGAWPWHAAILSSTNELVASGSILSEWFVLTVAHVTFTTGTVQKTPNDLLIAMGIKELDDPQNYTRKSNVSSIIRYGGYSHRQGISDLALLKASNVIVFSVHISPICLWTNSEEAGAEMQRLQMSIVGWGHINGNSKQKIMLSEANVTLDNFEKCHDDLEAPSSTNYCFKSIGKHNICLESGIGGIYMKHRGTWYLKGMTTTKTFQKKSDASCEHHENLQYTELSMYHKWIEKHALPSKHNLLGIEDCGVGFYTDSTKQLMPPQQPWIAQLAYLFWGRFNVTDCHGVLIHPEFVVTSSKCTERRNYRVLLHVILGASAIGKDPYDTSRSNIQAIEISEHLFSKTSMTFEHGFDINVLRLARRADITDNVKPVCLPPKVESTPYYNMIAWNRRDEHPKQLKSPLMQAVPSEGCHSAFLKLGINFTAEEYLSCYEHCQISNATQTCVQEKPKSCMVPVSGGPLFYTKHDGVHTYTYLAGIRSFGPASCQDNIYEVFNDIISFREEIKELVVWKAWFDEDDDHVLHDFDDISHTVHFELDEEGNLVEENGREIVGNDDGDTIIQSNGGGKLRN from the exons ATGATCGAAATGAAAATTCTATTGTTGATGTCACTGTTCAGCGTATGCATGACAG ACACATCCTGCGGTGTATTACGATCTACAGACGAGAATGAGCCCGAAGTACTGAAGGAACCTTTCGGTGCTTGGCCTTGGCATGCGGCTATTCTCAGCAGTACCAACGAACTTGTAGCCAGTGGGTCGATTTTAAGTGAATGGTTTGTTTTGACGGTTGCTCACGTTACGTTCACCACTGGAACAGTCCAAAAGACACCAAATGATTTACTTATAGCTATGGGTATCAAGGAGCTTGATGATCCACAAAATTATACACGGAAGTCTAATGTTTCCAGTATTATTCGGTATGGGGGCTACAGTCATAGACAAGGAATCAGTGATCTAGCACTACTGAAGGCTTCTAATGTAATTGTGTTTAGCGTCCACATTTCGCCGATTTGCTTGTGGACAAATAGTGAAGAGGCAGGTGCGGAAATGCAACGCCTTCAAATGTCGATCGTCGGATGGGGTCACATAAACGGAAACAGTAAACAAAAAATAATGCTAAGTGAAGCGAATGTAACCCTGGATAACTTTGAAAAGTGTCATGATGATCTTGAGGCTCCTAGTAGCACTAACTATTGCTTCAAAAGTATCGGAAAACATAATATCTGCCTGGAAAGCGGTATTGGTGGAATATACATGAAACATCGTGGAACTTGGTACCTGAAAGGAATGACTACCACCAaaacatttcagaaaaaatcaGATGCTTCTTGCGAACACCATGAAAACTTACAATACACAGAGTTATCAATGTATCACAAATGGATTGAGAAACATGCTTTGCCTTCGAAGCACAACCTTCTGGGAATAGAGGACTGCGGCGTGGGATTCTACACGGATTCAACTAAGCAACTTATGCCCCCACAACAGCCGTGGATTGCACAATTGGCTTACCTGTTCTGGGGCCGGTTCAACGTAACTGATTGCCACGGAGTATTGATCCATCCGGAGTTTGTGGTAACATCTTCGAAATGCACGGAAAGGCGCAACTACCGAGTCCT GCTCCACGTAATACTAGGTGCCAGTGCAATCGGTAAGGATCCCTACGACACGAGTAGAAGCAATATTCAAGCCATAGAAATTTCTGAGCATTTGTTTTCCAAAACCTCAATGACATTTGAACATGGATTCGATATAAATGTTTTACGGTTGGCTCGCAGGGCTGATATTACAG ATAATGTGAAACCCGTATGCCTTCCGCCAAAAGTTGAATCAACACCCTATTACAATATGATTGCATGGAATCGGAGAGATGAACACCCCAAACAGCTCAAATCTCCATTGATGCAGGCCGTTCCTTCCGAAGGGTGTcactcagcgtttctcaaactgggAATCAATTTCACCGCGGAGGAGTATTTATCTTGCTACGAACACTGCCAAATATCCAATGCAACGCAGACCTGTGTACAAGAAAAGCCAAAATCTTGCATGGTGCCTGTTTCCGGCGGTCCACTGTTCTACACTAAACATGACGGAGTTCATACGTACACCTATCTGGCTGGCATCCGTTCCTTCGGGCCCGCCAGCTGTCAAGACAACATCTACGAAGTATTCAATGACATTATCTCCTTCAGAGAAGAAATCAAGGAATTGGTAGTCTGGAAAGCATGGTTCGATGAAGACGATGATCATGTGTTGCATGACTTTGACGATATATCCCATACAGTACACTTCGAACTGGATGAAGAAGGAAATTTAGTGGAAGAAAACGGTCGTGAAATTGTTGGAAATGATGATGGTGATACTATAATTCAAAGTAATGGTGGTGGTAAACTGAGAAACTAA